One Punica granatum isolate Tunisia-2019 chromosome 3, ASM765513v2, whole genome shotgun sequence genomic window carries:
- the LOC116200148 gene encoding glycine-rich cell wall structural protein 1 isoform X3 codes for MLWRITTPSQLRHSKRGKEMNGRGDREGDKGLIWKLPPVKSKQLGKLGPAFGFGAGCGVGFGLGLMGGAGIGPGVPGLQLGFGVGVGCGVGLGFGYGIGRGIAHGESRRYSNVGNLFHSPADFPTQHSA; via the exons ATGCTTTGGAGAATCACGACACCAAGTCAACTGCGGCATAGCAAGAGAGGGAAAGAAATGAACGGGAGAGGTGATCGGGAGGGTGACAAAGGTCTCATATGGAAGCTTCCGCCGGTGAAGTCGAAGCAGCTCGGGAAGTTGGGTCCTGCCTTCGGCTTTGGTGCCGGCTGTGGGGTCGGATTCGGCCTTGGCCTTATGGGCG GTGCGGGCATTGGTCCTGGAGTTCCAGGGTTGCAGCTTGGATTTGGAGTGGGAGTAGGATGTGGGGTTGGCCTAGGATTCGGTTATGGCATTGGAAGGGGCATTGCTCACGGTGAGAGCCGGAGGTACTCCAATGTCGGAAATCTCTTCCACAGTCCTGCAGATTTTCCTACTCA